In a single window of the Acidobacteriota bacterium genome:
- a CDS encoding glycine--tRNA ligase, which yields MAAPNIETIVSLSKRRGFVYPASDIYGGLGSSWDYGPLGVELANNIKKSWWNWAVYERDDIEGLDSSIILNRLVWKYSGHETTFSDPLVDCRDCKTRLREDKLDRNDEGKPVCSNCGSTNLTESRAFNLMFRTTVGAASADDDPTALAYLRPETAQGIFINFKNVLDTSRRKLPFGIAQIGKAFRNEVTPGNFIFRTREFEQMEIEYFCRPEDAPRVHQEWIDGFDAWLASLGISNSNLKHYEQTKEELAHYSERTVDILYRFFPEREDEAKQWDELMGIANRTDYDLRVHSKKPEDSEGNRLNPDSTEDLSYFDPQTNERFYPYIIEPSTGVNRTLLAVMMDAYTERTNDKGETRVILKLKPEMAPIKVAVLPLAKNKPEIVEMARKIKKDLQPSMRAVYDDTGGIGKLYARQDEIGTPFCVTVDHESLEDNAVTVRDRDTWDQERVSTSNLTEYLSQRLK from the coding sequence ATGGCCGCACCTAATATAGAAACGATCGTCTCTCTCTCGAAACGCCGAGGTTTTGTCTACCCTGCATCGGATATTTACGGCGGGCTGGGCTCGTCCTGGGATTACGGGCCGCTCGGAGTAGAGCTGGCGAACAATATCAAGAAAAGCTGGTGGAATTGGGCCGTCTATGAACGTGATGATATCGAGGGGCTTGATTCGTCGATCATTCTAAATCGGCTGGTATGGAAATATTCAGGGCATGAGACCACGTTCTCGGATCCGCTGGTCGATTGCCGCGACTGCAAAACACGGCTCCGCGAGGACAAGCTCGACAGAAACGACGAGGGGAAGCCGGTCTGCTCTAACTGCGGCTCGACAAATTTGACCGAATCGCGAGCGTTTAACCTGATGTTCCGCACGACAGTCGGTGCAGCATCGGCTGATGACGACCCGACCGCGCTGGCGTATCTGCGGCCAGAGACAGCGCAGGGCATTTTTATCAATTTCAAGAATGTGCTCGACACGTCGCGCCGAAAGCTGCCTTTCGGTATTGCACAGATCGGCAAGGCATTTCGCAACGAAGTGACGCCAGGCAATTTTATCTTCCGCACGCGTGAGTTCGAACAGATGGAGATAGAGTATTTCTGCCGTCCCGAGGACGCACCGCGTGTACATCAGGAGTGGATCGACGGTTTTGACGCTTGGCTCGCGTCGCTAGGCATTTCAAACTCGAACCTGAAACATTACGAGCAGACAAAAGAGGAGCTTGCACATTACAGCGAGCGGACGGTCGATATTCTCTACCGCTTTTTCCCCGAACGCGAGGATGAGGCGAAGCAATGGGACGAGCTGATGGGCATCGCGAACCGCACGGATTATGACCTTCGCGTGCATTCGAAGAAGCCGGAGGACTCAGAAGGGAATCGGCTGAATCCTGATTCGACCGAAGACCTTTCCTATTTCGATCCGCAGACGAACGAGCGGTTTTATCCGTACATCATCGAGCCTTCTACCGGCGTGAACCGCACGCTGCTTGCCGTGATGATGGACGCCTACACCGAGCGGACGAACGACAAAGGCGAGACACGCGTCATTCTAAAGCTCAAACCGGAAATGGCTCCGATCAAGGTCGCGGTGCTGCCGCTCGCGAAAAACAAGCCCGAGATCGTCGAGATGGCGCGGAAGATAAAGAAGGACCTGCAGCCCTCAATGCGTGCCGTTTACGACGACACCGGCGGCATCGGCAAGCTCTACGCCCGCCAGGACGAGATCGGCACGCCGTTCTGCGTCACCGTCGATCACGAATCGCTCGAGGACAACGCCGTCACCGTCCGCGACCGCGACACGTGGGACCAGGAACGGGTTTCAACTAGCAATCTGACTGAATACTTATCGCAACGTTTGAAGTAG
- the ftcD gene encoding glutamate formimidoyltransferase, which translates to MKRLIECVPNFSEGRDMAVIKQITEVIERVEGVKLLDVDPGATTNRTVVTFVGEPDAVVEAAFQAVKKAQELIDMRRHKGDHPRFGATDVCPLVPVSGISMEETAEYARRLGERIGNELSIPIYLYENAATSDVRRNLANCRDGEYEALKDRISSAEWKPDFGPKEFTESVARSGATAVGAREFLIAVNFNLNTTSTRRANAIAFDVREKGRPKREGHPITGKPILDQNGEPVMLPGTLKGTKAIGWFIEEYGIAQVSMNITNLSQTPLHVAFDEVCDKAAARGVRVTGMEIVGLVPKSAIIDAGEHYLRKQSRSLGVTEAEKVKIAIRSLGLSGLKPWNPQEKIIEYVLTADEKKASLVDMTCRGFADETASESPAPGGGSISAYLGALGAALAAMVANLSSHKAGWDERWEEFSDWAVKAQEIKDDLLFLVDEDTNSFNRVMDAFGLPKGTDEEKAARTAAIQDATKYATEVPFRTMQRSFDSFEVIKAMAEQGNPNSASDAGVGALCARSAVMGAYLNVKINAAELKDREFAEDLLARGAEIERQSIEREAEILAIVNAKI; encoded by the coding sequence ATGAAAAGACTAATTGAATGCGTGCCGAATTTTAGCGAAGGGCGGGACATGGCCGTGATAAAGCAGATCACGGAAGTGATCGAGCGGGTCGAGGGCGTTAAGCTGCTCGACGTCGATCCCGGAGCGACGACGAACCGGACGGTGGTGACGTTTGTCGGCGAGCCTGATGCGGTTGTCGAGGCGGCGTTTCAGGCCGTGAAAAAGGCTCAGGAACTGATCGACATGCGGCGGCACAAGGGCGATCATCCGCGTTTTGGTGCGACGGACGTTTGTCCGCTGGTGCCGGTATCTGGCATTTCGATGGAAGAGACAGCGGAGTACGCCCGGCGGCTCGGTGAACGCATCGGCAACGAGCTCAGCATTCCGATCTATCTTTACGAAAATGCCGCGACGAGCGATGTCCGGCGAAACCTTGCGAACTGCCGCGACGGCGAATACGAGGCTCTGAAAGACCGCATTTCTTCGGCGGAATGGAAGCCCGACTTTGGTCCGAAGGAGTTCACCGAAAGCGTCGCCCGCTCTGGTGCGACGGCGGTGGGTGCCCGTGAATTTCTGATCGCGGTAAATTTCAATCTGAATACCACATCGACACGGCGGGCGAATGCGATTGCGTTCGACGTGCGTGAAAAGGGAAGGCCCAAACGCGAAGGCCATCCGATCACGGGCAAGCCGATATTGGACCAGAACGGCGAGCCTGTGATGCTGCCGGGAACGCTGAAAGGCACTAAGGCCATCGGCTGGTTCATAGAAGAATACGGCATCGCGCAGGTTTCGATGAATATCACGAATCTGTCACAGACGCCGCTGCACGTCGCGTTTGACGAGGTCTGCGACAAAGCTGCTGCACGCGGAGTCCGCGTGACCGGCATGGAGATCGTCGGGCTCGTGCCAAAGTCGGCGATCATCGATGCGGGTGAGCATTATCTGCGCAAACAGAGCCGCTCGCTTGGCGTTACGGAAGCTGAAAAGGTGAAGATCGCGATCCGCTCGCTCGGCCTTTCGGGCCTGAAACCATGGAATCCACAAGAGAAGATCATCGAATACGTGCTCACTGCGGACGAGAAGAAGGCCAGTCTCGTCGATATGACGTGCCGCGGTTTCGCGGACGAGACCGCGTCAGAATCGCCGGCTCCGGGCGGCGGCTCGATATCGGCATATTTGGGTGCACTCGGTGCGGCGTTGGCGGCAATGGTCGCAAATTTGTCATCGCACAAAGCAGGTTGGGATGAGCGTTGGGAAGAATTCTCTGACTGGGCGGTCAAGGCTCAGGAAATCAAAGACGATCTGCTGTTCCTCGTTGACGAGGACACGAATTCCTTTAATCGCGTGATGGATGCATTCGGTTTGCCAAAAGGAACGGACGAAGAAAAGGCCGCACGTACCGCCGCTATCCAAGATGCTACAAAATACGCGACCGAAGTGCCGTTCCGAACGATGCAGCGTTCCTTCGATTCGTTTGAAGTTATAAAAGCGATGGCGGAGCAGGGAAATCCGAACTCTGCCTCCGACGCAGGAGTCGGTGCGTTGTGTGCTAGGTCGGCGGTGATGGGAGCTTATCTGAACGTGAAGATAAACGCCGCGGAACTGAAGGACCGCGAGTTTGCCGAAGATCTGCTCGCACGCGGTGCCGAGATCGAACGTCAGTCAATTGAACGAGAGGCCGAAATTCTCGCGATCGTCAATGCGAAGATCTAG
- the yfcC gene encoding putative basic amino acid antiporter YfcC, whose product MAETAEENTVVSRFKSPDTALIVFAIIVFAAVMTWIIPAGAYERSEMDVQGVGKREVVIPGTYQVVELEHKGFIPSLLHSAGMILKAPILGITDKDVVQVIAFVFLVGGAFSILQQTGAVDAGLRRLVQASRRSKSLSFLMVPLFMAIFSLGGAVFGMSEEIVPFVLIFVPLALALGYDSITGAAIPIIGSMAGFAAAFFNPFTVGVAQGIAGVPLFSGAGFRVVLWAVITAIAIAFVMWYGHRVLKDPERSRMFEADQRRRSEGLHLDNDDTTFTGRQKTVLAIFFVGLALLVWGVLPPEQGGQGWYIVEISALFIGVGLLMGIVGGLGANGTATAFSEGVRQLAVTGVIIGLARGILVVLQDGQVIDTVLYAMATVLEGTTSATAAMVMFAGQTFINFFVPSGSGQAALTMPLMAPLSDLVGVTRQTAVLAFQMGDGFTNMIIPTSPVLMGSLALANIPWTNWARWVLPLQLLLFVVGLIVLSVAVSIGFGS is encoded by the coding sequence ATGGCTGAAACCGCTGAAGAAAATACCGTTGTATCCAGATTCAAGTCGCCTGATACGGCTCTCATCGTCTTTGCCATCATTGTCTTTGCGGCTGTTATGACATGGATCATTCCGGCCGGTGCGTATGAACGCTCCGAAATGGACGTCCAGGGCGTAGGGAAACGCGAGGTCGTAATTCCCGGCACCTATCAGGTTGTAGAACTCGAACACAAAGGTTTCATCCCATCGCTGTTACATTCAGCCGGAATGATCCTGAAAGCACCGATCCTCGGCATTACGGACAAGGATGTGGTCCAGGTCATAGCATTCGTATTTCTGGTCGGAGGTGCGTTTTCGATCTTGCAGCAGACCGGCGCGGTCGATGCGGGGCTTCGACGGCTTGTACAGGCTTCGCGGCGGTCAAAGTCATTGAGTTTTCTGATGGTGCCACTTTTCATGGCTATATTCTCACTGGGCGGTGCGGTTTTCGGCATGTCAGAAGAGATAGTTCCGTTCGTCCTCATCTTCGTCCCGCTTGCTCTCGCCCTCGGCTACGATTCGATCACAGGTGCAGCAATTCCAATAATTGGATCGATGGCAGGCTTCGCGGCGGCGTTCTTCAATCCGTTCACCGTCGGCGTCGCTCAGGGCATTGCCGGAGTACCGCTGTTTTCAGGAGCCGGATTTCGCGTCGTTCTTTGGGCGGTCATCACGGCGATCGCGATCGCATTCGTCATGTGGTACGGCCATCGCGTTTTAAAAGACCCTGAACGCAGCCGCATGTTCGAGGCGGATCAGCGAAGACGCAGCGAGGGACTCCATCTGGACAATGACGACACTACTTTCACCGGCCGGCAAAAGACCGTCCTGGCGATCTTTTTCGTTGGGCTGGCACTTCTGGTTTGGGGCGTTTTGCCGCCGGAGCAAGGCGGACAAGGCTGGTATATCGTCGAGATCTCGGCTCTGTTCATCGGTGTCGGACTGTTGATGGGCATTGTAGGCGGTTTGGGTGCGAACGGCACGGCAACGGCATTTTCCGAAGGCGTCCGCCAACTCGCAGTGACCGGTGTTATCATCGGCCTCGCACGCGGCATTCTTGTCGTCCTTCAGGACGGACAGGTGATCGATACTGTTCTCTACGCGATGGCCACCGTGCTCGAAGGCACAACATCCGCGACCGCCGCGATGGTGATGTTCGCCGGACAGACCTTCATCAATTTCTTTGTGCCTTCGGGCAGCGGACAGGCCGCGTTGACCATGCCGCTGATGGCACCCTTATCAGATCTGGTCGGCGTAACACGGCAGACCGCCGTTCTCGCATTTCAGATGGGCGACGGATTTACGAATATGATCATCCCGACGAGTCCAGTTCTGATGGGCAGCCTGGCGCTTGCGAACATCCCGTGGACAAACTGGGCACGCTGGGTGCTGCCGCTGCAGCTGCTTCTATTCGTCGTTGGTCTCATTGTGCTGTCGGTGGCGGTCTCTATCGGCTTTGGAAGCTAG
- a CDS encoding HD domain-containing protein, translated as MSDIPEKVLALSGAVRDVGGRAMLVGGCVRDELMGLPAKDWDLEVYGIEPELLRTIVAEFGEVNAVGEVFAVYKVGTDLDVSLPRRERKTARGHRGFTVEGDPDMTFEEACSRRDFTINAILKDPLTGEIVDPFDGQGDIDRRVLRMVSRDTFAEDSLRVLRAAQFAARFRFEVDTETAQLCKTIDVTDLPRERIWGELEKLLLLAKEPSIGLKLLYDWGVMRQLFPELHALVGVPQEPDWHPEGDVDVHTLMVVDEARCLIDDLDHPRQVTVMLGAVCHDLGKPPTTEFVDGRIRSRGHDEAGVEPTISFLDKLGIFTLGGFDVREQVIQLVRYHLKPGEYFNAENRGNPVGDGAFRRLARKVEPDLLYRVAKADSLGRYPDGDRSKMIFGSEAQEWFIDRARSLEVEKKAPEPILMGRHLIELGLSPGPDFKRILDAVYEMQLDGKIVDLEGAVAEAKALVG; from the coding sequence ATGAGCGATATCCCCGAAAAGGTCTTAGCATTATCAGGAGCGGTTCGTGATGTCGGTGGGCGTGCGATGCTTGTGGGCGGATGCGTGCGGGACGAGCTGATGGGCCTGCCGGCGAAGGACTGGGACCTTGAGGTTTATGGGATCGAGCCGGAACTACTGCGAACGATCGTTGCGGAATTCGGCGAAGTGAACGCGGTCGGCGAGGTGTTCGCGGTTTACAAGGTCGGCACCGATCTGGACGTATCGCTGCCGCGTCGTGAGCGAAAGACCGCACGCGGGCATCGCGGCTTCACAGTTGAAGGCGATCCCGACATGACCTTCGAAGAGGCATGTTCCCGCCGAGATTTTACGATAAACGCTATTCTTAAAGACCCGCTGACGGGTGAGATAGTCGATCCATTTGACGGCCAGGGCGACATCGATCGGCGCGTTTTGCGTATGGTCTCGCGTGATACGTTCGCCGAGGACAGTTTGCGCGTGCTGCGTGCGGCACAGTTCGCCGCGAGGTTTCGCTTCGAGGTTGATACGGAAACGGCCCAACTTTGCAAGACCATCGATGTGACCGACCTGCCGCGAGAGAGAATATGGGGCGAGCTTGAAAAGCTGCTGCTGCTTGCCAAAGAACCTTCGATCGGTTTGAAACTGCTTTATGACTGGGGCGTGATGCGGCAGCTTTTTCCCGAACTGCACGCTCTGGTCGGAGTGCCGCAGGAACCCGACTGGCATCCGGAAGGAGATGTCGATGTGCACACGCTGATGGTCGTTGACGAGGCTCGCTGCCTGATCGATGATCTGGACCATCCGAGGCAGGTAACGGTGATGCTTGGTGCAGTTTGCCACGATCTCGGAAAACCGCCGACGACGGAGTTCGTTGACGGCAGAATTCGGTCACGCGGCCACGACGAAGCCGGCGTCGAGCCGACGATCTCATTTTTGGACAAGCTCGGCATCTTTACGCTTGGCGGTTTCGACGTCCGCGAGCAGGTCATTCAGCTCGTGCGTTACCACCTTAAACCGGGCGAATATTTCAACGCCGAAAACCGCGGAAATCCGGTCGGCGACGGAGCATTCCGCCGCCTTGCACGCAAGGTCGAGCCGGACCTGCTTTATCGTGTGGCGAAGGCCGACAGCCTCGGCCGGTATCCTGACGGCGACCGCAGCAAAATGATATTCGGTTCCGAGGCTCAGGAATGGTTCATCGACAGGGCGCGTTCACTTGAGGTTGAAAAGAAAGCTCCCGAGCCGATATTGATGGGACGGCATTTGATAGAACTTGGGTTGTCGCCGGGGCCGGATTTCAAACGTATCCTGGATGCGGTTTACGAGATGCAGCTCGACGGAAAGATCGTGGATCTGGAAGGTGCGGTTGCCGAGGCTAAGGCTCTTGTGGGGTAA
- the rpoD gene encoding RNA polymerase sigma factor RpoD, whose protein sequence is MPDYDERQDLIDRVITLGRRKKGLSLDELHRELPANMLSADELEDVLERLESENISVVETDAQLLERAAELTIGGDEEEEAEEEDLDLDLSAGVLDKSNDPVRLYLREMGVVPLLNREGEVSIAKRIERGQVKTHKAIGRSPIAIERLLEFPDDLAQGKMSIRETVVFAEQAEISLEEDKAEEYLRWTIEGIENIRQDFAALNKAWNALIAEQAKLGAKKGGKRLLTLRRKVGRLRVNIQNEIKGLNLTDNSRQKLILAIKKINDEIVAAEKAIARAKTKLDKKPAANVKKELNAKVRENKAILAGIEEKYRLPAYDIKRSYQTIVTSVSETNIAKRELVEANLRLVVSIAKKYTNRGLQFLDLIQEGNIGLMKAVDKFEWRRGYKFSTYATWWIRQAITRAIADQARTIRIPVHMIETINKLIRTSRLLVQELGREPSSEEIAKRMEIPVSKVRKVLKIAQEPISLETPIGEEEDSHLGDFIEDRSILNPAESVTFTNLREITDEVLATLTPREEKVIKMRFGLGNTGSEHTLEEVGQHFAVTRERIRQIEAKALRKLRHPSRSRRLKAFLEGK, encoded by the coding sequence CAGAAGGAAAAAGGGGCTCAGTCTCGATGAACTTCATCGCGAGCTGCCCGCGAATATGCTTTCCGCGGACGAACTTGAGGATGTTCTCGAGCGTCTGGAAAGTGAAAATATCAGTGTCGTCGAAACCGACGCCCAACTGTTAGAAAGAGCAGCAGAATTGACCATCGGAGGGGACGAAGAAGAGGAGGCCGAGGAAGAGGATCTGGATCTCGACCTTTCGGCCGGCGTCCTCGACAAATCGAACGATCCCGTTCGCCTTTATCTTCGGGAAATGGGCGTTGTTCCCCTTCTGAATCGCGAAGGCGAGGTGTCGATCGCAAAACGTATCGAACGCGGCCAGGTAAAAACTCACAAAGCGATCGGCCGTTCGCCCATCGCAATTGAAAGGCTGCTTGAATTTCCTGACGACCTTGCTCAAGGAAAAATGAGCATCCGCGAGACGGTCGTGTTCGCCGAACAGGCGGAAATTTCCCTCGAAGAAGACAAAGCAGAAGAATACCTTCGCTGGACCATCGAGGGAATTGAGAATATCCGCCAGGATTTTGCTGCATTGAACAAGGCGTGGAACGCATTGATCGCCGAACAAGCCAAGCTCGGTGCAAAAAAGGGCGGCAAACGCCTGCTGACACTTCGCCGCAAGGTCGGCCGGCTTCGCGTCAACATTCAGAACGAGATCAAGGGCCTGAACCTTACTGATAATTCGCGTCAAAAACTCATTCTCGCCATCAAGAAAATCAATGACGAGATCGTCGCAGCGGAAAAAGCGATCGCCAGAGCAAAGACCAAACTGGATAAGAAGCCGGCAGCGAACGTAAAAAAGGAACTGAACGCCAAGGTTCGCGAGAACAAGGCCATCCTGGCCGGCATAGAAGAGAAGTACCGGCTGCCGGCATACGACATCAAGCGGTCATATCAGACCATCGTGACCAGTGTTTCTGAGACAAATATCGCCAAACGCGAGCTTGTCGAGGCCAACTTGCGTCTCGTCGTTTCGATTGCCAAGAAATACACGAACCGCGGCCTGCAGTTCCTCGACCTGATTCAAGAGGGCAACATCGGCCTGATGAAAGCCGTCGATAAATTCGAATGGCGCCGCGGCTACAAATTCTCGACCTACGCCACGTGGTGGATCCGCCAGGCTATCACGCGTGCCATCGCCGATCAGGCGCGTACGATCCGCATTCCGGTGCACATGATCGAGACCATCAACAAGCTCATCCGCACGTCGCGTCTGCTGGTGCAGGAGCTCGGCCGCGAGCCGTCCAGCGAAGAGATCGCAAAACGCATGGAGATACCGGTCTCGAAGGTGCGAAAAGTTCTCAAGATCGCCCAAGAGCCGATTTCGCTCGAAACGCCCATAGGTGAAGAGGAAGATTCGCATCTCGGTGATTTTATTGAGGATCGCTCTATCCTGAATCCAGCCGAATCCGTCACGTTCACCAATCTGCGAGAGATCACCGACGAGGTGCTCGCAACGCTGACGCCCCGCGAGGAAAAGGTCATCAAAATGCGCTTCGGCCTGGGAAACACCGGCTCAGAACACACGCTTGAAGAAGTGGGACAGCATTTCGCAGTCACCCGCGAACGTATTCGCCAGATCGAGGCGAAAGCTCTTCGCAAACTTCGTCACCCTTCGCGTTCGCGTCGGCTAAAGGCGTTTCTCGAAGGCAAATGA